CAAAGCCATGCCTGATGTTGTGAAATTTATAGATCCTCTACCAGGTGATACTGAGCCTGCTGTGGTTGAGGTTTTCAAGAGTTCAGTGGAGTCTTCTGAACAAAGTAGTTTCAACAGAATGGATTCTGCTCAAAGTAGCATTGAGGAAAAACACCACAATGAAAGTGAAAGTGAGGAGCTGTCATCAGTGGATGACCAGCCTTCCTCATCCGAATTACCATCATGTACGGAAAAGAAAACTCTGGTAACTGAAGTGCTGTTGTCCCCATTAGAACAAGTATCTAGAGGCCACAAGAAAGCTGGACTAACTCAACGAGCAGAGAGACCTTCAAACCATGTGGAAGCTGATGTTACTCTGGCTGGGGATGTTCCATCACCACCATCTGATGCACCATCTATAGATCAAAGGAACGCTGCAGTTGTTGATCTGGTTAAGAAAACAGAACAACCAGTCAACCGTATGGAAGCTGATAAGGTGGATGCTTCTGGCACTCCTTCCTCGTCAGGGGCGCAAGGTAGTATTAGCAATAAAAGGGGACTGTTTGAACGCATATCGTCTCTATGGAATGGCCAAAGTGCTTAGGTTTGGTGGCACCTCTTCGAAAGCATTCGATGATTTGCCTATTCATCAACGCATAAGTAGAatcttgtactccctccgttccaaatttcAGGTCGTTCCAAATTCATAGGTCTAGACATACACCGTATCTAagtatctaagtgcatagcaaaaaacTGTGTACACctaacgatctacaatttggaacggagggagtagaatagTTATTCAGAGGTGTAGTGAACACAGGATGTTTCATCTGGATATGATTAGTATAAGGAACCACTGCGTATGTGGGAAGGATTGTATTCATTATTCAGTGTACGGTAAACCTTTGTTTCTTGAGCACAGAGCACAGATGCTAATGCACTGATATGCTTTTCCTTCGAACAGAAATTCCGTTGATGCCTGAAAATGAACGTGATTATGAAGCCAACTGAAGCTAAATCAATCGTTTTTGTAGTTCTGTACATAGATGTTAGTGATGAGAACAGTTTGGAGATGCAGTTTTTTCAAGACCAAGAGCAATAAATATATAAACGAGCGGAATTACAATTTGGAGGTGCTGTTTGTCAATCTCCCCCTTCGCGTGCATATTGTTCTCCTGTAAACTCAGAACATGCCAGGCTACATTCTTAGCTTTTGCTTTCCTCCCTCTCATACCGGAACACCCCAAAATCACCTCATTCTTGCTTCGCCACTGATGGAATATGCGCCCAGCTGAGCTGCTTCCTGCAGTATGAACACTATTTGCCTTCCAGTTCAGTTCATGACTCTTGACTTCACCAAAGTCCAGGTGTTGAACTCATCCATCCTTAGCGCAAACGAACTTGAACTTGGTTTTCCACCTCCACCATATGCCTACATTTATATGATGTGGCAATACATGAACAATCAAATCCAGCTATAATGCCATGCAGTTTTGAAGAATATAATTAGAACAGTGGCATACCTTTGCAATCTCTGCTGTATTAGTTGTATTGTCAGTAGTCCTCAAGCAAACCTTTAGGATACCTCGTTGCATGAAGACCACTGCTCCAATAGGCCTGTGATGAAAAAACATTCTTGAATAAATAACCTGAGAAACACAAAATAGGCATGATATACACGTTCTGTCAAACCTGAATAAAGCTTATACCTTAATCCAGCAGCAGCACTCCTCCGACTCAGCTCCAAACCGATTTCATGACTCAATTTTGAGTGTCCATCTGCTCTGATTGCCttatagtaaaaaaaataaaacatgtaCTATAGAAAATGAGATATTTTTAGAGCTAATTATATAATATTTCcccctaaaaaaatattataacagATCTAGAGGCAGGCTCTAGAGCTGGTCATACTCAAGCATCCAACCAAGTTCAAGAACAGTCAGGTACGCAACAATCCAAGAACAGACGGGGTTAATGATAAACATAAAACCACTCCATCAATTCGCATCAAGAGTccagttaaaaaaaaagattgagcAAGCATGAACAGCTGCAAAAGAACATCTTATACTGTGCTGTTTGAATGTGGAAGAAGGGATCAATCAATTAAAGATGAGAACCATAAGGCTCAGGCACAAGCATTCGAATATGAACAAAACATGCCTATCTCCACTAGCTGGTAGCATAGGACCATTAAAACAAGAGCAGCCATGGAGGCAGAACTACTTGCCTTTGCTAAAGCAATAGAGTTAGAAGGCTTCAGCAAACAAAAGAGCTGTACTGCAAACATTCTGCAGTATTAAGCTATCGAAGATACACAAACTCACAAACACAAATGATAAAATCAGTATAAATGCAAGAGCATGTTGTTTTCATACCAGGCATTCACCATACAGCCCTCTTCCAAGTTGAATCTTGAAAGGCTTCTGTATGAACTcccctgcagcctgcaggcgaTCAAGAGCCAGTGATTTCTCCCTATTAAGCAGATCGCCACCATCAAGTTGTAGTAGCTGTTTGGGGGTACCAATAAATGCAATCATTGACCATGTCATGCTGGAAAGATCAGAATCTTACAAGAGACAAGCATGATGGCAGCAGGTAGGGCTAAACCTGTTCAAAAACATGAGGATTTGTTACACAGTTCAACTTTGCACGCTCTTCCCTAAGTGCTGTCTGAAATTCCTTGGTGTTAGGCAGCTGCCAGCGTCGCAAATCTGCATCCTCTATGTACTCAACAACATTTGAAACCCGCTCCTCATCTTCTTGGTTGAACAAGTTTTCACACATTTGCTGTGTGAAAATAGAACATCCTCATTTTTCTTCTGACCATACAAGATAATGAACATGAATGATTTTTTCTCTATACTCACAGAGTCAGATTTTGTCCCTGCTAGCTTCTTGGAGAAATAATCAAATACAGATCGAACACTGCTTTTTGACGTGTCAATATGAAGCTCAACATTGCTTGGGCACTGACCCAACTTGGGGATTCTTGCTAGTGTACTTTGCCGGTGATCAAATGCTATCACACTGCATCAGTTGGCATGTCATGAGATAATACCTCTCTACCGTGTTGCTCACTTAAACAGGACTGACAACGCGATGTTTCTTATAATAGAAAAGATACATCACCAAAAGATACACACTTTTAAAGGGATGTGTAACCATTTGGCAAATATACTAGGTACATAAGTATGAGCCGTATGGAGTCATTAGAAACTTCAGGTGTAAATCATATAGGTATACTATACTAGTAACATTCTAAGGTGTATCTAAAGCAATTTCTCGTTTAGAGAAGATTGTAAGATCGCAAACAGCTTACTTCATAAACTGCAATCGTCATTATGGAAAGTTTGTAATCTAAGAGTAGATATGTTCCTTTCTTTTGATTCTTCCATACAAAAGCAACTTCTCTTTCTGAGCATCGTCGGCAGTGGTAAACTATAACTAATTATCATTATTCCAAACCACCTTTTGAACATTGTCAGCACTAGCAATTATCAGTATTCCATCGATTACTCAAATCAATTATTCCTACATAGAAAAACATTATCCAGTGACCCATTTCTATTGCAACTCATTGTCTTGACTTCTTTAGAAACGCACCTGGGGACAAACTGGGAGAGCTCGAAAGCGAACTTCTTCGGCCCAATGAAATCCAAGAGATAGCACGTCTGTAACCCCGCGTCCTCGAAGTCTTCAGCTCTAATTGATCCAATTCGTTTCAACAACACACACCGCCATGGAAGAAACAATCGCACACGCTGGTTAACACCGCTAGGAGCAAGTGGGGTGCAAAATGGCGAGGTACGGCGAGAAGGAACCTGAAGGGCTCgacggaggagaaggggaggacgaggaggcggcggcggacgcgctgGTGGAAGAGGCGGGCCGCGAGCGCGCCGTAGGCGCCGGCGAAGGTGGGGTAGTTGTAGAGTGCGAGGCTGGCGGGCCCCGCCGGGTCGTCCGCatcggaggagggggcggcggcggcggccttcgaCGGGAGCGAGTGCGAGCGGATAGCCTCGAGGGCGGCTTCCGAGCGGaagcctcgccggcgcgcgggcgccggcggcgaggggacgGCGGGGATGCGCGGTCCGCGGCGGAGCATCGGTGGTTCGGTTTGGGCCGCGGTTACTGACTTTTGGGTTTGGGCCTCCTTGTTGCAAACATAAGTGGGCCAGGCGTGGCATGGATTGTTAACGCTTTTTTTGTGCGTGCATAATAAAGCCCTCCATTTATTATCCCCGTATTTTCCGTTTATATTTGTACAAATACGCCTCAATTTACCCTCGTATTTGCCGTTTATATTTGGACAAATACGCCTCAATTTACCCACGTATTTTCCGTTTATATTTGGACAAATACACCTCAATTTATCCCCGTACTTGTAGTTGCAAAGATAAATCGGATCGTATATGGACAAGAGGCGTTCTTGCTTGCGAAGAGCACGCCTGTCTTTTTTCAATTGAGCTGCAAGGGTGAATTGAAATAACATTTTGACGCACCTGGAAAATGGGACAATCAATTTACACAGTTTCAGAAAATCCCAAAATCCTACGTTCTATAATTTGCATTATATTTCAAACTGTCTGTATATGTTCTATAAAAGAAAGAAGTAGCAGTCAAGAAGATAGTCTTtcgcaacagcagcagcatcagtCATCAGAGCAACACAACATTTACAAAAAGTCGTCAAAGGCATCATATTGAACCCGGCCAAATGCTTCAATTCGATTTTGTAGCCTGAAAACCACACCTCTCTGTTAAAAAGTAAAGGAAAAGAAATCGCCCCCGGAACTTTTATACACCCGGGTCCACTTGCACACTGATCCTACGGCTGCCACGCGTACTGCCAGGGAATGTTACTGCAGTAACTGTGTCAATGTCATCCAGCTACAGCATCCGGCGCTGCCGCCTCTTCCAGGTGACGAGCGCCACGAGCGCGAGCAGCATgaccgccgcggcgggcgcgacGACCATGAGCGCCGGGACGCCGCCGgcaggccgccgcctcctcctcctccctccccggcgGTGGTGCCTCGGCCGGCGTCGTCGGTGCCGGCCGTCGACATTAGCCTCCGCCGACTGATCATCAGTATCGCTCTCGCTGCAGCCCTCGCCCTCCTCCGAACCGGACCCATCCACCTCGTAGTGGGTGTGGCGCACCCCGTTCCGGCCGGCGTCCTCGTCGACGTGCCCCGGTTCCTCCACCGGCAGCGTCGTCAGGTGGCTGCGCTCCGATTCCAACGACGCCGCGGTCgactcggcgtcggcgtcgtcacCGTCATCGCCGGCCCCGACATGGAGGTGGGTGCCCACGGCCACCGGCACATCATCaccatgcggcggcggcgctgccgccaGCTGCGTCTTCCGCCTCCACGGCCACGACAACCTCATGATGAGAACCTCCTCGCTCCACCTCTGAATACCACCGTGCTGCTGCAAACTTATAGACGAGTGAGTAATCGAAGGCTGATGAAGCGAGATGGCAGATGGAAGGAAGAAATGAGACCGGGAGACGGGTTGTCTTGCAAATGAAAAGCAGGGGTGCTTTGCTTTGTCGCAGGGACATGCAGATGCTGTCTCCATCTGGCAGCctctctagctagctagctagctttgtAGGCGTCGGCACTTTCACTGTGCGTCGGCAGTCGGCACAGGGATGGGCCGGGGTGGGCCGAGCTGGTCTGATGTAAGGCTGTAAGCCAGGCCCAGCCCGTGCAAAATTCCTTCATGAGGCTAAGGGGAAAGGCGCTATTTTTTTTAAGGTGAAGTGAAAACAGATGAAGCTTTTGACCCCAGATTATGCAATCCAGATTGCCGGATTATAATGGTTCAAACAATAAACTATGCATCAACTTCTACCAGCACGTATTACCCCCACCGTACAATTAAAAAGTACAAAAGGTAGCATAACATTAGTTTCTTTTCCcggtctcttctcctttgctCGCACTGAATGGCCTACTTGTAGTTGTAGGTGAGCAAAAAGATGGGAAGATTCCGTAAGCCAGAATCCAGGTTGCCAAACAACCAATGGCTTTTCAATCTTCGCCTTTTTACAATCCAGATTCTTAGAATCCACAATCTAGGAGCTACGAAAGGTCCGTTCCCTAAGTAGTGATGGGTTCacggccgcgccaccgccggaggcAAAGACGACGCTGGCGCCAGCGCTTCCGTCGGACCTTGTGCTCGATGTCGTCTCGCGGTCCGACGTGGCGACACTCCTCCGTTGCGCCGCCTGCTGCAAGCCCCTCCGCCGCGACATCCTCAGACCGGCCTTCATCCGGCGCGTCTGCCacggtcccgccgccgccgtgcccccgCGCCTGCTTTGCTTCCTCCAGAGCCGCGACGTGTTCTTCCGCCTGGTCGCGTCCCGGGGattcccgcctccgccgcccttctCCCTGTTGCATCCAGCGACTCCCGCGGCGGCGTACCTTTTCGAGCAGCACCTCGCGCCGTTCctgtcccgcggcggcgccgacatcCTGGCGCGCTACGAGCCCGTGACGTcgcgcggcggcctcgtcgtgctccgccgccggcaTGACACCGATGTGCCACAGGAATCAGGCATATGCGTGTACGACCCCATGACCGGCGGCCGCGCGTTCCTCCCGGCCCGGATCCACCGGAGATGGCAAGATACTCACCGTACGGTGGTCTCTGCACTTACGTCCTGCTCAAACCTACCCATATTTTTTACGGGAAACGGCAAGGGAGGCCCCTAcccatattttttatatatgtgAAAAAGGAGTGTATGTACAGGGGTTAAGGCTTCAAacctcaaaaagaaaaggggggagGCTGATTCTACAAGAGACTACTCAACCAACTACTAATCCTCTCCTTGAGCGCTGGTTTTGCCCTTAGGGTGACCAGCCGAAGCTCCTCCACAGAACTCACTCTCCATGAAGCAAATGACAGGGATCCTCTGTCAGCATGGTGAGCACAAAAGCGAACTattctttcaccttttctttcaCAATTTGTATCACCCATTTGTATTTCTTGTAATCGGATCTGGACAAACTTGATTTTTGCGATCGTCAAAGCCAATTGTTAGATATTATATATTTGAATTGTAATttgtattttattattttgttgcCTAATTATATTGTTATATAATTGGTGAATTTTTCTATTGTCTGTTTTCCTATAGGTACTCAGAACAATTTCAGTTTTTGACCGTAACTTTTTTCTTGTGTAGAATATTTGCTTCTTTTTTTGGCCTTTGGTGCCCACAAacggtttatattttttttccaattgaGTACCTATTCATGGTCACTACATTTTTCTTAATACTTAGAACGAtgacatcttttttttaaacatattttttggttttgaatttcttcttcttgttaGTATATTTGCTTCTTTGTTTGGAACATTTTCCTTGGTGCTAGCTTGAACAtctttttcaaattttttcttGCTCAATTTTTCCCTTGGAAATATTTTCTTGTGAAGCTTAAAAATATTCAAAGGTTATATTTTAGCGAGCAATTCACATATGTGtttaaaaaattatttaagCTGATGCTTTTTTTCAAGCTAAATCTTTGGAAAGAAGAATACAAAATAATTTCTTTGTGAGGAAGAAAAATATGGGGCATGTACTAATACGAACATAAAAGGAACAAGGAAAGACAAGCAATAAGTATTTTATTAATAGAGTAACAAATATAAGTTCCACGCGTGCGACACTCTACTGACGGTGATCAAACTTGAGTGACGTGGTCTTCTGATTCCTCGCATGTACAGATCATCGGAGCACATCCGATTATACTATTATGGCTGTCGTCTTCGATCTTTGTTTCACGTTCTCCATGCAATCTATGGCAAGGGTTAGTGTAGGGGTTTGGGTGTCCACGCCATCTTGACCTGAGCGACGACGTACTCCAGTTCTAACATGCACAAGCTACGGGCCAGTGCGGATGTGGTGTGTTTTGGCCACGCCATCCCTACTTGGGCATAGGCTTCTCGACAGACGCGACTCGAATGACGGATCTCAGTAGTAGATGAGTACACTACTATCAAAAATGATTTGTAGGATCATTTCGTTTTTAGGAACGCACAACCCGTGCACTATAGCATCATATTCTTGATCCTGAAAATCTATTTACTGGGGGCGGTTCGAAACCCAAACCACCACAGGAAATCATCATTTCAACGGTTTCTAATCGTTCCTGACTCTGACGAAAATACGGCCTCCTGggtgagagaaaaaaaatcctatttttttaatctgttttctaaattttgtatttttaaaattttcaggAATCGATTTCTAGGAGTAAATTTGTGCTATAGAAATGGTTTTTTCTCTCACGGAGCCAACGTTGTGGATCATATCCTGCCCACGACGGAAGGGTGGGGGCCCAAAGGAGCGGCAGGCGGGTGAAGAAGCACAGTAGCCAGCTGAAGCTGCGCGGGAGGTATAGTAGAAGACGAAGGTGAGTCGTTGGATGATGGTCTGATGGCTCAAAAATCGAGTGAGGGAGGCTCTGTTTCACCCGTGTGACATATAGACAATCCTATTTTTTATATAACGGTTATGATGGTTCTGGCTCCTCTTGTTTTCTTCTCAATTAGATGCATATTATAATTTGGGTGCTCCTCTCATATATATAATCCCAAACTAGACTCAGTATGATCTACTTGATCTTTAAAACAATAGATGATATACCTCCAAGGTAGATTCAATCATTACTCAACCAATTGATTACTTCTATGTAGAACAACATAAAGATTTGAAATCTATTATATGATGACCAAAGTTAAAAAACATGCTCTCCCTCACAATGACATCTTTTGAACTTAAattccttggtcatattttTCATAAGTGTAATTACCACAATGCTTAGTTTTTCATTAACTTAACTCATAATTCTTCTCGATTATGATGAAGATGGGAACCATATGCTTCATGTACAAATAATCGCTTATTACTCTATTGTGTAATGGAAATAAAGTTTTATCCTTATAGAGAATTATGAGTTAAAATGATTCATTTTCCAACATCACCAATATTGTGTACCATTTATCTCGCTGGAGGGTGGAATAAATCAGTGTATAACACTTGGTGAATTGTCAGGCCCAAGGCCCAAGGCCCAAGCCCAGGTGACGCAGTCTAAAGCCCATGAAAAGACAGAGTACAAGCGCGCGCAATGTGTGTGATTCAGGCAGGCCTGCAAGCCTTTCTTGTGTTGGGCTGCGAGCCCACGTCTACG
This genomic window from Setaria viridis chromosome 8, Setaria_viridis_v4.0, whole genome shotgun sequence contains:
- the LOC117833654 gene encoding uncharacterized protein, whose protein sequence is MLRRGPRIPAVPSPPAPARRRGFRSEAALEAIRSHSLPSKAAAAAPSSDADDPAGPASLALYNYPTFAGAYGALAARLFHQRVRRRLLVLPFSSVEPFRAEDFEDAGLQTCYLLDFIGPKKFAFELSQFVPSVIAFDHRQSTLARIPKLGQCPSNVELHIDTSKSSVRSVFDYFSKKLAGTKSDSQMCENLFNQEDEERVSNVVEYIEDADLRRWQLPNTKEFQTALREERAKLNCVTNPHVFEQLLQLDGGDLLNREKSLALDRLQAAGEFIQKPFKIQLGRGLYGECLAIRADGHSKLSHEIGLELSRRSAAAGLRPIGAVVFMQRGILKVCLRTTDNTTNTAEIAKAYGGGGKPSSSSFALRMDEFNTWTLVKSRVMN
- the LOC117834064 gene encoding uncharacterized protein, yielding METASACPCDKAKHPCFSFARQPVSRSHFFLPSAISLHQPSITHSSISLQQHGGIQRWSEEVLIMRLSWPWRRKTQLAAAPPPHGDDVPVAVGTHLHVGAGDDGDDADAESTAASLESERSHLTTLPVEEPGHVDEDAGRNGVRHTHYEVDGSGSEEGEGCSESDTDDQSAEANVDGRHRRRRPRHHRRGGRRRRRRPAGGVPALMVVAPAAAVMLLALVALVTWKRRQRRML